One Xylocopa sonorina isolate GNS202 unplaced genomic scaffold, iyXylSono1_principal scaffold0014, whole genome shotgun sequence genomic window carries:
- the LOC143431770 gene encoding uncharacterized protein LOC143431770, with translation MLLQKILTIKTDWDESLPMDLHTEWNQYYKQLPLLNKLVFQRRTVARSPTTVEIHGFCDASEKTYAACLYVRTIDEYGHIHVQLLAAKSRVAPLKTQSVPRLELCGALLLTSLLTTTKEALHIKIYRTVMWTDSMIVLHWIRASPHLLKTFVANRVSEIQSRTDTADWRHISTSENSADLISRGQQPREFIQPSSWQFGPTWVSREESSWPKEQLEPCVIIPEQKTATCMNLSTIDANILDKFSSRHKMQRIAARCLRWKKNNQGKGGLTADELARVHDAFIKLLYRVHFSTELHKLKINQGDVGGKFQRLAIFLDKDGILRVGGRLRHSPIPFSQHNPIPLPKAHATTLIIQSEHHSHLHAGVQNTLYAVRRWYWPIDGRSQVWKALRNCIPCIRARPPAVNYTMGDLPESVLYQRAKTSKQHKAYVAVFVCLAVKAVHLELVSDLTSEGFIAALKRFIARRRLCKAIYSDNGRNFVGANNELQELQELIKSDDHNQQLGKFLENRAIKWNFIPPRTPHFGGLWEAAVKSFKYHLTRVAGTEPFTFENFNTLIIEIEAVLNSCPLTPISSDPSDLIVLTPEHFLIGESLTSLRERNFVDVPTNRLSAWQHIQKLKQHFWKRWHLEYLNELTERGKWKKGTHPIKEGTIVLLREDNVPPMQWILGRVLKAHLGSDGVVRVVTVKTATSVFDRSVKGLAPLLQQTMHCKNRSYLKTYYHRAIIS, from the exons ATGTTGTTACAGAAGATTTTGACAATTAAGACtgactgggacgaatcgctcccCATGGATCTTCACACGGAATGGAACCAGTATTATAAACAACTTCCGTTACTCAATAAACTCGTTTTCCAGCGGCGGACAGTCGCGCGGTCACCAACGACAGTAGAAATACACGGATTCTGCGACGCAAGCGAAAAGACTTATGCAGCATGTCTCTACGTGCGCACGATAGATGAGTACGGCCACATACACGTACAGCTTCTCGCGGCAAAATCAAGGGTGGCACCGTTAAAGACACAATCTGTACCACGACTTGAATTGTGTGGAGCTCTACTTTTAACATCCTTACTGACAACAACGAAGGAAGCACTGCACATTAAAATTTATCGTACCGTCATGTGGACAGACTCTATGATCGTATTACACTGGATACGAGCCTCTCCTCATCTTCTCAAAACATTTGTCGCCAATAGAGTATCCGAGATCCAGTCCAGAACGGATACTGCTGACTGGAGACATATCTCAACCTCCGAAAACTCAGCGGATCTGATTTCGCGAGGACAACAACCGCGAGAATTCATTCAACCATCTAGTTGGCAATTTGGACCAACATGGGTGAGTCGAGAAGAATCCTCGTGGCCAAAGGAACAACTCGAACCTTGCGTTATTATTCCGGAACAAAAGACGGCAACCTGTATGAATCTCTCCACGATCGACGCCAACATCCTTGACAAATTTTCCTCACGACACAAGATGCAACGCATCGCTGCACGCTGCCTTCGGTGGAAAAAGAACAATCAGGGAAAGGGGGGCCTCACGGCAGACGAGCTCGCCAGGGTCCACGATGCATTCATCAAGCTGCTCTATCGAGTTCATTTCTCTACGGAATTGCataaattgaaaattaatcAGGGAGACGTGGGAGGTAAATTCCAACGCTTAGCCATTTTTCTCGACAAGGATGGGATTCTCCGAGTCGGGGGCCGATTAAGGCATTCGCCGATACCATTTTCGCAACACAACCCCATACCTCTTCCCAAAGCACACGCAACCACCTTGATCATTCAATCTGAGCATCACAGTCATTTACACGCCGGCGTCCAGAACACGTTATATGCCGTGAGGCGCTGGTATTGGCCGATCGACGGGCGAAGCCAGGTGTGGAAGGCCTTAAGGAACTGCATCCCTTGTATTCGAGCACGACCACCAGCAGTTAACTACACTATGGGAGATCTTCCGGAA TCCGTTCTTTATCAAAGAGCGAAGACATCGAAGCAACACAAGGCTTATGTTGCGGTCTTCGTGTGTCTAGCCGTTAAGGCCGTTCACTTGGAGCTGGTGAGTGATCTCACAAGTGAAGGTTTCATCGCCGCACTTAAACGGTTTATCGCGCGACGGAGACTATGCAAGGCAATATACTCTGACAACGGAAGGAATTTCGTCGGGGCAAATAATGAATTGCAAGAACTCCAGGAACTCATCAAATCCGACGATCACAACCAACAGCTAGGAAAATTTCTGGAAAATCGAGCAATTAAATGGAATTTTATTCCTCCACGCACTCCACATTTCGGAGGTCTCTGGGAAGCTGCAGTGAAATCTTTCAAATATCATTTAACACGCGTCGCGGGTACTGAGCCATTCACATTCGAAAACTTTAACACCTTAATAATAGAAATCGAGGCGGTTCTCAATTCCTGCCCATTAACACCTATCTCATCAGATCCCAGTGATCTGATCGTCTTAACTCCCGAACATTTCCTCATTGGCGAATCACTCACGAGCTTACGAGAACGAAATTTCGTGGATGTTCCCACGAATCGTTTATCAGCATGGCAACACATACAAAAATTAAAACAACATTTTTGGAAACGCTGGCACCTCGAATACCTAAACGAGTTAACTGAACGAGGCAAATGGAAAAAAGGGACTCACCCAATCAAGGAGGGCACTATCGTGCTCCTTAGGGAGGATAACGTTCCTCCGATGCAGTGGATCTTGGGCAGGGTGCTCAAGGCTCATCTCGGTTCCGACGGTGTAGTTCGCGTTGTGACGGTCAAAACTGCCACGAGTGTGTTCGATCGGAGTGTGAAAGGACTTGCACCTCTACTACAACAGACAATGCACTGTAAAAACAGATCATATTTGAAAACt TACTACCACAGGGCAATCATTTCATGA